In a single window of the Salvelinus sp. IW2-2015 unplaced genomic scaffold, ASM291031v2 Un_scaffold2621, whole genome shotgun sequence genome:
- the LOC112074406 gene encoding zinc finger protein 431-like produces the protein MSGEKEHCWMNMNRVLFTLTKEHYLYLCERCGIDGSQVKGKHHRSLRRKIXEEMWXNADSVXSEEQGMSWLLRLKDDIRKIHEESTVAPMSPSQSDDDDDATTCGEEWDMQDKDWFPSNGLEAESSPESHTPEQRESGDKPTSPPSSLQSLGCTSPRSALFRGLKRASVWLDDCRKTPGLSGTVRGDEEGDLTDQRERHDYPGSSGAPQQHPDADKAEKSLSRSEHLEKHEWRPTGMKHHRCSDCGKSCKSSSXLKKHQRIHTGEKPYSCSQCRKSFXQLQELKVHQRTHTGEKPYNCDQCGKSFCYSSQFKVHLQRHTGEKPYSCSDCGISVCTSSQLLLHKRTHTEEKPYSCLLCEKRFSSKYSLKLHQRVHTGETNYGCDQCEESFTSSADLRTHQRIHTGGKPHLCSQCGKRFRQQSGLKSHERIHTGEKPFQCSHCGKTFSHRATFKAHQRTHTGEKPYQCSXCRRSFSQMGHLKVHQQTHAKVRSHLCPQCGKGYYSLDIYNAHMRTHNGEKTHHCADCPKNFLTLTQLKTHQRTHTGEKPYVCDQCGKSFAESGSLTLHQRSHTGEKPYPCSECGKSFARSGALKKHQLTHTGEKPYSCGQCGKRFPRSDTLATHMRTHTGEKPYRCDPCGGDGSPIIGAW, from the exons AACTAAGGAACACTATCTTTACCTGTGTGAACGTTGTGGAATTGATGGCTCCCAAGTTAAAGGAAAGCACCATCGCTCATTGCGACGTAAAATCDTGGAGGAAATGTGGGWAAATGCAGAYTCAGTCAAWTCGGAGGAGCAGGGAATGTCTTGGTTACTCCGACTGAAAGATGACATCAGAAAGATACATGAAGAATCTACTGTGGCACCCATGAGTCCCAGCCAGTCTGATGATGACGACGATGCTACAACCTGCGGCGAGGAATGGGACATGCAGGACAAGGATTGGTTTCCTAGCAACGGGCTGGAGGCGGAGTCATCTCCAGAGAGCCACAccccagagcagagggagagtggT GACAAGCCTACTTCGCCACCTTCCTCCCTCCAGTCCTTGGGTTGTACCTCTCCCAGGAGCGCCTTATTTCGGGGTCTGAAGAGGGCGTCTGTGTGGCTGGACGACTGCAGGAAAACACCCGGGCTGAGTGGAACtgtgagaggagatgaggagggagattTGACTGATCAAA gagagagacatgactATCCTGGATCCTCTGGGGCGCCTCAACAACATCCTGATGCTGACAAGGCAGAGAaaagtctctccagatcagaacacctcgAGAAACATGAATGGAGACCCACAGGGATGAAACATCaccgctgctctgactgtgggaagagttgcAAATCTTCATCAGMACTAAAAAAACACCAGAGAATccatacaggagagaaaccttatagctgttcCCAGTGTAGGAAGAGTTTTKCTCAGTTACAAGAACTGAaagtacaccagagaacacacacaggagagaagccgtataactgtgatcaatgtggaaagagtttttgTTATTCAAGCCAGTTTAAAGTACACCTGCAGAGACACACAGgtgagaagccttatagctgttcAGACTGTGGGATAAGCGTTTGTACCTCAAGTCAGCTGTTATTGCACAAGCGAACCCACACAGAAGAGAAGCCTTACAGCTGCTTACTGTGTGAGAAAAGATTTTCGTCAAAATATAGTCTGAAATTACACCAGCGGGTCCACACTGGAGAAACAAATTATGGCTGYGATCAGTGTGAGGAGAGTTTCACCTCGTCGGCAGACCTCAGAACTCACCAGAGAATCCACACKGGAGGGAAACCTCACCTCTGCTCCCAGTGCGGGAAGCGCTTCCGCCAACAATCGGGATTGAAAAGCCACGAgaggattcacacaggagagaaacctttccaGTGCTCCCACTGTGGGAAGACATTCAGCCACAGGGCCACGTTTAAAGCACACCAGCGgactcacactggagagaagccttaccaatGCTCCCWGTGCAGGAGGAGTTTCTCCCAAATGGGCCACCTGAAAGTACACCAACAGACGCATGCTAAAGTGAGGTCTCACCTCTGCCCGCAGTGTGGTAAGGGCTACTACTCTCTAGACATCTACAATGCACACATGAGAACACACAACGGGGAGAAGACTCACCACTGYGCCGACTGTCCCAAGAACTTCCTCACCCTGACTCAGCTCAAAACACACCagcggacacacacaggagagaaaccgtacGTCTGTGaccagtgtgggaagagctttgccGAATCGGGAAGCCTGACTCTACACCAGCGATCGCACACCGGGGAAAAACCGTACCCCTGCTCTGAGTGCGGGAAGAGCTTTGCTCGCTCCGGGGCACTGAAGAAGCACCAGCTTACACACACTGGGGAGAAGCCTTACAGCTGTGGTCAGTGTGGGAAGAGGTTTCCCAGGTCAGATACTCTGGCTACACACATGAGaacacatacaggagagaagccctATAGGTGTGATCCATGTGGGGGAGATGGTTCTCCTATCATAGGTGCCTGgtga